One window of the Pseudarthrobacter sp. ATCC 49987 genome contains the following:
- a CDS encoding ParA family protein — protein MQVVSISSLKGGVGKTSVTTGLASAALAAGIPTLVVDLDPHADASTALGARPGDQQDIGRMLKAPRRARLAENVVPSGWVERASGSGGAPAGLAEAILDVAVGSAYTGIYDRPDLGRRDLRRLSTVLAGAEQYELVLVDCPPSLNGLTRMAWSASDKVVLVAEPGLFSVAGTERTMRAIQLFRQEFAPNLSPAGIVANRVRTGSAEHTFRLAEMESMFGELLLSPHIPEQANWQQIQGAAHSIHHWPGESAKSAAALFDALLANLLNPDGRPAAAQVRDRIHR, from the coding sequence GTGCAAGTAGTCAGCATCAGCAGCCTCAAAGGCGGTGTCGGCAAGACATCGGTGACCACCGGATTGGCGTCCGCGGCCTTGGCCGCCGGCATCCCCACCCTTGTCGTCGACCTTGACCCCCACGCCGATGCGAGCACGGCACTGGGAGCCCGGCCGGGAGACCAGCAGGACATCGGCCGGATGCTCAAGGCACCCCGGCGGGCGCGCCTGGCAGAGAACGTGGTCCCCAGCGGCTGGGTGGAACGGGCTTCCGGCAGCGGCGGCGCTCCCGCCGGCTTGGCGGAAGCCATCCTGGATGTGGCCGTCGGCTCGGCCTACACCGGCATTTACGACCGCCCCGACCTGGGCCGCCGCGACCTCCGCCGGCTCTCCACGGTGCTGGCCGGCGCGGAGCAGTACGAGCTGGTCCTCGTGGATTGCCCGCCCTCCCTGAACGGACTCACCAGGATGGCCTGGTCCGCCAGCGACAAAGTTGTTCTCGTCGCCGAACCGGGCCTCTTCTCGGTTGCCGGCACGGAACGCACCATGCGGGCCATCCAGCTGTTCCGCCAGGAATTCGCCCCGAACCTCTCCCCCGCCGGCATTGTCGCCAACCGCGTGCGGACCGGTTCCGCCGAGCACACTTTCCGGCTCGCTGAGATGGAATCGATGTTCGGCGAACTGCTCCTCTCCCCGCACATCCCGGAGCAGGCCAACTGGCAGCAGATCCAGGGTGCCGCCCACTCCATCCACCACTGGCCCGGCGAGTCGGCCAAGAGCGCCGCCGCGCTGTTCGATGCCCTCCTGGCGAACCTGCTGAACCCGGACGGCCGTCCGGCCGCCGCCCAGGTCCGGGACCGCATCCACCGCTGA
- a CDS encoding IS30 family transposase: MSRREAAAAVSVHTRTAAEWDLGIRKSGGRRIYADGRVVDYKRGVTTMTSPALAPPTAALEKLIDPRFLSVQEREMIRDLKASGSSMRAIASALGRSASTISRELGRNADALLGYLPHGAQRKAAARRARPKTAKLAGESDLRDYVKAKLLIRWSPEQISHTLVKKFPDQPEMRVSPETIYQALYVQARGGLKREIQAALRTGRTRRKHHQSGEQRTSRFVDPMVMISERPPEIEDRAVPGHWEGDLITGAYNQSAIGTPVERTTRYVMLVHLPNDHTAETVRDGLINTISALPAHLRGSLTWDPGAEMAAHKTFTLATEMQVYFCDPASPWQRGSNENTNGLLRQYFPKSTDLSAYGPEDLEHVAQELNGRPRKTLGWDTPAERLRDLLLTT; this comes from the coding sequence TTGAGTCGGCGGGAGGCGGCCGCAGCGGTCAGCGTGCATACCAGGACCGCGGCGGAGTGGGACCTGGGGATTCGTAAGTCAGGCGGCCGACGCATTTACGCTGATGGGCGGGTGGTCGATTACAAACGTGGTGTGACCACTATGACCTCGCCGGCCCTCGCCCCACCGACAGCGGCTCTCGAGAAACTCATCGACCCGCGATTTCTTAGCGTGCAGGAGCGGGAGATGATCCGGGACCTGAAAGCCTCGGGTTCGTCGATGCGGGCGATCGCCAGCGCGCTTGGCCGTTCGGCTTCAACGATCAGCCGCGAGCTGGGCCGAAATGCCGATGCCCTGTTGGGCTATCTGCCCCACGGGGCGCAGCGGAAGGCCGCTGCCCGGCGGGCACGACCCAAAACCGCCAAGCTCGCTGGCGAGTCGGACCTGCGCGACTATGTGAAGGCCAAGCTGCTCATACGCTGGTCTCCGGAGCAGATCAGCCACACCCTGGTCAAAAAGTTCCCCGACCAACCGGAGATGCGTGTGAGTCCAGAGACGATTTATCAAGCCCTCTACGTCCAGGCCAGAGGCGGACTCAAACGCGAAATACAGGCCGCGCTGCGCACAGGCCGGACCCGCCGGAAACACCACCAGAGCGGGGAACAGCGCACCTCCCGGTTCGTGGATCCGATGGTCATGATCTCCGAGCGTCCACCCGAGATCGAGGACCGCGCAGTACCCGGCCATTGGGAGGGGGATCTCATCACCGGCGCCTACAACCAGTCCGCGATCGGAACCCCGGTCGAACGCACCACCCGCTACGTGATGCTCGTCCACCTGCCAAATGACCACACCGCCGAAACCGTCCGGGACGGGCTCATCAACACCATCTCTGCCCTGCCGGCACATCTGCGAGGCTCTCTGACCTGGGACCCGGGCGCGGAAATGGCCGCCCACAAGACCTTCACCCTGGCCACCGAAATGCAGGTTTACTTCTGCGACCCAGCCAGCCCCTGGCAGCGCGGTTCGAACGAGAACACCAACGGGCTGCTGCGCCAGTACTTCCCCAAAAGCACCGACCTGTCCGCCTACGGACCTGAAGACCTCGAACACGTCGCCCAGGAGCTCAACGGCCGCCCACGCAAAACGCTCGGCTGGGATACCCCAGCCGAGCGTCTACGTGATTTACTACTAACCACCTAA
- a CDS encoding IS110 family transposase, whose product MTAMSIVAHAHPFVVGVDTHARNHVYAILDATNGALLDTQSFPTTTAGINRAIKWIARRTNADADTLWVIEGAASYGAILAGTVATHGFPVAEAPRMDAKKRRGVGKSDALDAHQIAMAVLPLPVDKLRRPRLHDGVRQGVRILVTARGSMSKDRTRSVNALNALVRGNDLGIDARQKLTGAQITEVSKWRSREEELALSIARAEAVRLAKHVLALDEQLTANENQLDELVKVSDAAPASLAGVNPIPASSGNTVRHRLNRGGDRSLNSALHMVAVVRMTHDGETRQYVEKRRAEGRTDKEIRRCIKRYLARRIYRTLSAAAIAINAA is encoded by the coding sequence ATGACCGCCATGTCTATCGTCGCGCATGCCCATCCATTTGTCGTGGGTGTCGACACGCACGCCCGAAACCATGTTTACGCCATCCTCGACGCCACCAACGGCGCACTACTGGATACGCAGTCATTCCCCACCACCACAGCCGGGATCAACCGGGCCATTAAATGGATCGCACGCCGCACCAACGCCGACGCAGACACCCTCTGGGTCATCGAAGGAGCCGCATCCTACGGAGCGATCCTCGCCGGCACCGTGGCAACCCACGGATTCCCAGTCGCCGAAGCGCCGCGCATGGATGCCAAGAAGCGCCGTGGCGTGGGCAAGTCCGATGCCCTGGACGCCCACCAGATCGCCATGGCCGTTCTGCCCCTGCCGGTGGACAAGCTGCGCCGACCACGCCTTCATGACGGGGTCCGCCAGGGCGTGCGGATCCTGGTCACAGCGCGGGGGTCCATGAGCAAGGACCGGACCCGGTCGGTCAACGCGCTCAACGCCCTGGTGCGGGGCAATGACCTGGGCATCGATGCCCGCCAGAAGCTCACAGGCGCCCAGATCACCGAGGTCTCAAAGTGGCGTTCCCGCGAGGAAGAGCTCGCCTTGTCCATCGCCCGTGCTGAGGCCGTGCGGCTGGCCAAACACGTCCTGGCGCTGGATGAGCAACTCACGGCCAACGAGAACCAGCTGGACGAGCTGGTGAAGGTCAGCGATGCCGCACCTGCCTCCCTGGCCGGGGTAAATCCGATCCCCGCGTCCTCCGGGAACACTGTCCGCCACCGCTTGAACCGGGGCGGTGACCGGTCCCTGAACAGCGCCTTGCACATGGTCGCGGTCGTCAGGATGACCCATGATGGCGAAACCCGCCAGTACGTGGAAAAGCGACGCGCCGAGGGTCGTACGGACAAGGAAATTCGTCGTTGCATCAAACGCTACCTGGCCCGCCGCATCTACCGCACGCTCAGCGCGGCGGCAATAGCGATAAACGCGGCTTGA
- the ftsR gene encoding transcriptional regulator FtsR: MAQAERRGPQVLNIGEVLAQLTDDFPSMTASKIRFLEEKGLINPQRTPAGYRQYAENDVERLRFVLALQRDQYLPLKVIKDYLDAIDRGERPDNLPPGVTVSPRIVSEELASELQNRVRRLSEEQLRAESGASVPLLESLLSFGLIGHVNGKFDEHALQVARACVQLESHGLEPRHLRPFQAAAEREFGLVERAVSTLTSRKDAASHARAAEAAREISELCLTLHRALVQDRISRMDI, encoded by the coding sequence ATGGCACAAGCGGAACGGCGCGGACCCCAGGTTCTAAACATCGGGGAAGTCCTGGCTCAGCTGACCGACGACTTTCCCAGCATGACGGCGTCGAAAATCCGGTTCCTTGAGGAAAAGGGGCTGATCAACCCCCAGCGGACCCCTGCCGGGTACCGCCAGTACGCCGAGAACGACGTCGAACGGCTGCGCTTCGTGCTGGCCCTTCAGCGGGACCAGTACCTGCCCCTGAAGGTCATCAAGGACTACCTCGACGCGATCGACCGCGGTGAGCGCCCCGACAACCTGCCTCCCGGCGTCACGGTATCGCCGCGGATTGTCTCCGAAGAGCTCGCATCCGAACTGCAGAACCGGGTCCGAAGGCTCAGTGAGGAACAGCTCCGGGCCGAGTCCGGCGCGAGCGTGCCGCTGCTGGAATCGCTCCTGAGCTTCGGCCTGATCGGCCACGTCAACGGCAAATTCGATGAGCACGCCCTCCAGGTGGCGCGCGCCTGCGTCCAGCTGGAGAGCCACGGCCTGGAACCACGGCACCTGCGGCCGTTCCAGGCAGCCGCCGAACGCGAGTTCGGGCTGGTGGAGCGTGCGGTGTCCACCCTGACTTCCCGCAAGGACGCCGCGTCCCATGCCCGTGCCGCGGAGGCCGCCCGGGAGATCAGCGAGCTGTGCCTGACGCTGCACCGGGCCCTGGTCCAGGACCGCATCTCGAGGATGGACATCTGA
- a CDS encoding MerR family transcriptional regulator, whose product MSPKGEAGELKQPSAAGVAVPASGAQGLLFTEDLPVLDEDAGYRGPTACKAAGITYRQLDYWARTGLVEPAVRGAAGSGSQRLYGFRDILVLKVVKRLLDTGVSLQQIRTAVEHLRERGVEDLAQITLMSDGASVYECTSADEVIDLVQGGQGVFGIAVGRVWREVEGSLAALPSEHASDQSFPDDELSKRRATRKIG is encoded by the coding sequence GTGAGTCCGAAAGGCGAAGCAGGCGAGCTCAAGCAGCCCTCGGCGGCTGGTGTGGCCGTGCCCGCCAGCGGTGCCCAGGGCCTGCTGTTCACCGAGGATCTTCCCGTCCTGGACGAGGATGCGGGCTACCGTGGACCCACGGCCTGCAAGGCCGCCGGCATCACCTACAGGCAGCTGGACTACTGGGCACGCACCGGGCTGGTGGAGCCCGCCGTCCGCGGCGCTGCCGGTTCAGGCTCCCAGCGACTTTATGGCTTCCGCGACATCCTGGTCCTCAAGGTCGTCAAGCGCCTGCTCGACACGGGCGTTTCCCTCCAGCAGATCCGCACGGCCGTTGAACACCTCCGGGAGCGCGGCGTCGAGGACCTTGCCCAGATCACCCTCATGAGCGACGGCGCCAGCGTTTACGAGTGCACGTCGGCGGACGAAGTGATCGACCTCGTCCAGGGCGGACAGGGCGTCTTCGGCATCGCCGTCGGCCGGGTCTGGCGCGAAGTGGAGGGCAGCCTCGCGGCCCTTCCCAGCGAACACGCCAGCGACCAGTCATTCCCCGACGACGAACTCAGCAAGCGCCGGGCCACCCGCAAGATCGGCTAG
- a CDS encoding bifunctional nuclease family protein: protein MIEVEIVGVRIELPSNQPLVLLKEIHGERHVPIWIGTPEASAIALAQQGVVPPRPMTHDLLVDVVESLGHTIVSVNIVAVEDNIFYGQLQFDNGTTVSSRASDALALALRAKCRIWCADAVMEEAGVRITEHDEGEDTHPGPAVDEEGELRRFREFLDDVEPEDFAG from the coding sequence ATGATTGAGGTGGAAATTGTAGGCGTGCGGATTGAACTTCCGTCCAACCAGCCGCTCGTCCTGCTCAAGGAGATCCACGGGGAGCGGCACGTGCCGATCTGGATCGGCACCCCCGAAGCCAGCGCCATCGCCCTGGCCCAGCAGGGGGTCGTGCCCCCGCGGCCCATGACGCACGACCTGCTGGTCGACGTCGTCGAATCCCTCGGCCACACGATCGTCAGCGTCAACATTGTGGCCGTGGAGGACAACATCTTCTACGGGCAGCTCCAGTTCGACAACGGGACCACGGTCAGTTCCCGTGCCTCCGATGCCCTGGCCCTGGCCCTCCGCGCCAAGTGCCGGATCTGGTGCGCCGACGCCGTGATGGAAGAAGCCGGTGTCCGGATCACCGAACACGACGAGGGCGAAGACACCCACCCGGGTCCCGCCGTCGACGAAGAAGGGGAGCTGCGCCGGTTCCGGGAGTTCCTCGACGACGTGGAACCCGAGGACTTCGCGGGCTGA
- a CDS encoding pyruvate carboxylase yields MFSKILVANRGEIAIRAFRASYELGAKTVAVFPNEDRNSIHRQKADEAYLIGEEGHPVRAYLDVDEVVRVAKESGADAIYPGYGFLSENPRLARAAAEAGITFVGPPAEVLELAGNKVAALEAARKAGVPVLKSSQPSKDLDELIAAADVIGFPIFAKAVAGGGGRGMRRVDTREALPEALQAAMREADAAFGDPTMFLEQAVLRPRHIEVQILADAEGNVMHLFERDCSIQRRHQKVIEIAPAPNLDEGIRQALYRDAVKFAKALNYVNAGTVEFLIDTVGERAGQHVFIEMNPRIQVEHTVTEEVTDVDLVQAQLRIAAGETLADLGLSQETVQLKGAALQCRITTEDPANGFRPDVGKITGYRSAGGAGVRLDGGTVYSGAEISPHFDSMLVKLTCRGREYPAAVARARRALAEFRIRGVSTNISFLQAVLDDADFIAGNVATSFIDERPELLKARVSADRGTKLLTWLAEVTVNKPNGELTVHSDPAAKLPALDDAAAARPGSRQRLLELGPEGFAQALRAQDAVAVTDTTFRDAHQSLLATRVRTRDLVAAGPAVSTLLPELLSVEAWGGATYDVALRFLGEDPWDRLAALRKALPNVCLQMLLRGRNTVGYTPYPEEVTVAFVNEAAATGIDIFRIFDALNDVNQMAPAIRAVRETGTAVAEVALCYTADMLDPNETLYTLEYYLELAQKIVDAGAHILAIKDMAGLLRPAAAARLVTALRERFDLPVHLHTHDTAGGQLATLLAAVDAGVDAVDVASASLAGTTSQPSASALVAALAHTPRDTGLSLANVCALEPYWEAVRRVYAPFESGLPGPTGRVYQHEIPGGQLSNLRQQAIALGLGERFEAIEDMYTAADRILGRLVKVTPSSKVVGDLALHLVGLNADPADFNENPQKYDIPDSVIGFLSGELGDPPGGWPEPFRTKALQGRTVKVRDVELSAEDSAALKSDSKTVQQTLNRLLFAGPTKDYQKSVESYGNLSVLDTRDYLFGLQRGAEHEIELEKGVRLIASLEAVSEPDEKGMRTVMCTLNGQSRPVVVRDRSVVSNVKAAERADTSQPGQVAAPFAGAVTLTVKAGETVKAGDTVATIEAMKMEASITTPVAGTVSRLAVGAIEQVQGGDLLLVVE; encoded by the coding sequence ATGTTTTCGAAGATTCTGGTGGCCAATCGCGGCGAAATTGCGATCCGTGCCTTCCGCGCCAGCTACGAGCTGGGTGCCAAGACTGTTGCTGTCTTCCCGAACGAGGACCGCAACTCAATCCACCGCCAGAAGGCCGACGAGGCATATCTGATTGGTGAAGAGGGCCACCCCGTCCGGGCCTACCTCGACGTCGACGAGGTGGTGCGCGTGGCCAAGGAATCCGGGGCCGACGCCATCTACCCCGGCTACGGATTCCTCTCCGAGAATCCGCGCCTGGCACGGGCCGCCGCGGAAGCCGGCATCACGTTTGTTGGGCCGCCGGCCGAGGTCCTGGAACTTGCCGGCAACAAGGTTGCCGCCCTGGAGGCCGCCCGCAAGGCCGGCGTGCCGGTGCTGAAATCCAGCCAGCCCTCGAAAGACCTCGACGAACTCATCGCAGCCGCCGACGTGATCGGCTTCCCCATTTTCGCCAAGGCTGTCGCCGGCGGCGGCGGGCGCGGCATGCGCCGCGTCGACACCCGCGAGGCCCTTCCCGAAGCGCTGCAGGCCGCCATGCGCGAAGCGGACGCGGCCTTCGGTGACCCCACCATGTTCCTGGAGCAGGCCGTCCTGCGTCCCCGCCACATCGAGGTCCAGATCCTGGCCGATGCGGAGGGCAACGTCATGCACCTCTTCGAGCGCGACTGTTCCATCCAGCGCCGCCACCAGAAGGTCATCGAGATCGCGCCGGCACCTAACCTCGACGAAGGCATCCGGCAGGCGCTCTACCGCGACGCCGTGAAGTTCGCCAAGGCGCTGAACTACGTCAACGCCGGCACCGTCGAATTCCTCATCGACACCGTGGGGGAGCGGGCGGGCCAGCACGTCTTCATCGAAATGAACCCGCGGATCCAGGTCGAACATACCGTCACCGAGGAAGTCACGGACGTCGACCTCGTCCAGGCTCAACTGCGCATCGCCGCCGGTGAGACCCTCGCGGACCTGGGCCTCTCCCAGGAGACCGTCCAGCTCAAGGGTGCCGCCCTGCAGTGCCGCATCACCACGGAAGACCCGGCCAACGGCTTCCGGCCCGACGTCGGCAAGATCACCGGCTACCGGTCGGCCGGCGGCGCCGGTGTACGGCTCGACGGCGGCACCGTCTACTCCGGTGCGGAGATCAGCCCGCACTTCGACTCGATGCTGGTCAAGCTGACCTGCCGCGGCCGCGAATATCCGGCCGCGGTGGCCCGGGCGCGCCGTGCCCTCGCCGAGTTCCGCATCCGCGGGGTCTCCACCAACATCTCCTTCCTGCAGGCGGTCCTGGACGACGCCGACTTCATCGCCGGCAACGTGGCCACCTCGTTCATTGACGAACGCCCCGAGCTGCTCAAGGCCCGGGTCTCCGCAGACCGCGGCACCAAGCTGCTGACCTGGCTCGCCGAAGTCACCGTGAACAAGCCCAACGGCGAGCTCACGGTCCACAGCGATCCCGCTGCCAAACTCCCCGCCCTGGACGACGCGGCCGCCGCTCGGCCGGGCTCCCGGCAGCGGCTGCTGGAACTGGGGCCGGAAGGTTTCGCGCAGGCCCTGCGCGCGCAGGATGCCGTCGCCGTAACGGACACCACGTTCCGTGACGCCCACCAGTCGCTGCTCGCCACCCGGGTCCGCACCCGCGACCTCGTGGCAGCCGGCCCGGCAGTGTCCACGCTCCTCCCGGAACTGCTCTCCGTCGAGGCCTGGGGCGGAGCCACCTACGACGTCGCCCTGCGCTTCCTCGGCGAGGACCCCTGGGACCGGCTCGCGGCGCTGCGCAAGGCCCTGCCGAACGTCTGCCTGCAGATGCTCCTGCGGGGCCGCAACACTGTCGGCTACACCCCGTACCCGGAAGAGGTCACGGTGGCTTTCGTCAACGAGGCCGCCGCGACCGGCATCGACATCTTCCGCATCTTCGACGCACTCAACGACGTCAACCAGATGGCCCCGGCCATCCGCGCCGTCCGCGAGACCGGCACCGCCGTCGCGGAGGTGGCCCTGTGCTACACCGCCGACATGCTGGACCCGAACGAGACGCTCTACACCCTCGAGTACTACCTGGAGCTGGCGCAGAAGATCGTCGACGCCGGCGCGCACATCCTGGCGATCAAGGACATGGCCGGCCTGCTGCGTCCCGCCGCTGCTGCCCGCCTCGTGACGGCCCTGCGTGAACGCTTCGACCTCCCGGTCCACCTGCACACGCACGACACCGCCGGCGGACAGCTGGCAACACTGCTGGCAGCCGTCGACGCCGGAGTGGACGCCGTGGACGTGGCCTCCGCCTCGCTGGCCGGCACCACCAGCCAGCCCTCAGCCTCCGCGCTGGTGGCAGCCCTGGCGCACACGCCCCGCGACACCGGCCTGAGCCTGGCCAACGTCTGCGCCCTGGAACCGTACTGGGAGGCCGTCCGACGCGTCTACGCCCCGTTCGAGTCCGGACTTCCGGGCCCCACCGGCCGGGTCTACCAGCACGAGATCCCCGGCGGCCAGCTCTCCAACCTGCGCCAGCAGGCGATCGCCCTTGGCCTCGGTGAGCGCTTTGAGGCCATCGAGGACATGTACACCGCGGCGGACCGCATCCTCGGCCGGCTCGTGAAGGTCACCCCGTCCTCCAAGGTTGTCGGCGACCTCGCCCTGCACCTCGTGGGACTCAACGCCGATCCCGCGGACTTCAACGAGAACCCGCAGAAATACGACATCCCGGACTCCGTGATCGGCTTCCTGTCCGGTGAACTGGGCGATCCTCCCGGCGGCTGGCCGGAACCGTTCCGCACCAAGGCCCTGCAGGGCCGCACGGTCAAGGTCCGCGACGTCGAGCTCAGCGCCGAGGACAGCGCCGCCCTCAAGTCCGACTCCAAGACCGTGCAGCAGACCCTCAACCGGCTGCTCTTCGCCGGGCCCACCAAGGACTACCAGAAGAGCGTGGAGTCCTACGGCAACCTCTCGGTCCTTGACACCCGCGACTACCTGTTCGGGCTGCAGCGCGGCGCCGAGCACGAGATCGAGCTGGAGAAGGGCGTCCGCCTGATCGCCTCACTCGAAGCCGTCTCCGAACCGGACGAGAAGGGCATGCGCACGGTGATGTGCACGCTCAACGGCCAGTCCCGCCCGGTGGTGGTCCGTGACCGTTCCGTCGTCAGCAACGTCAAGGCAGCAGAACGGGCCGACACCTCCCAGCCCGGACAGGTGGCCGCACCGTTCGCCGGCGCCGTCACCCTGACCGTCAAGGCAGGCGAGACGGTCAAGGCCGGCGACACCGTCGCCACGATCGAGGCCATGAAGATGGAAGCATCCATCACGACGCCGGTGGCCGGTACCGTCTCGCGCCTCGCCGTCGGTGCGATTGAACAGGTCCAGGGCGGAGACCTGCTGCTCGTCGTCGAGTAG